The Miscanthus floridulus cultivar M001 chromosome 17, ASM1932011v1, whole genome shotgun sequence genome has a window encoding:
- the LOC136515828 gene encoding protein ALP1-like, giving the protein MPRKRSRARRQLDESSSDDDDLLIFSAAQIVSNFSNAKRRPGGSVPSHRVIYRDREGGHDRMFQDYLADNPTYGPDIFRRRYMMSRELFLRIMNAVEAHDDYFVQKRNAANVLGLSCFQKVTVAMRMLTYGVPADATDEYVRIGESTALESLRRFVAAVVDIFEDEYLRYPNEKDTACLLAMGERKGFPGMLGCIDCMHWAWKNCPYDKQGQYKGHVDKPTIILEAVALDDLWIWHAFFGMPGSHNDINVLHRSPLFANLAEGTAPQVNYTVNGHDYTMGYYLADGIYPSWATLVKSITLPMENKRQYFAKAQEAARKAVERAFGVLQSRFTIVRGPARIWDIETLALIMKACIIMHNMIIEDEGHVDPDERFDNGGENVEPEHGQTTRTLQEFIDAHKRIRDPETHVQLKEDLIEHLWNHHPDLYSF; this is encoded by the exons ATGCCTAGGAAGAGATCCCGTGCTCGGAGACAATTAGATGAATCTTCATCCGATGACGACGACCTTCTCATATTCTCGGCTGCTCAAATTGTGAGCAATTTTTCCAACGCCAAAAGAAGGCCCGGTGGCTCTGTCCCTAGTCATCGAGTTATTTATCGTGATAGAGAAGGCGGCCATGACAGGATGTTTCAAGATTATTTGGCGGATAATCCAACATACGGCCCTGACATATTCCGTCGAAG GTACATGATGTCCAGGGAGCTTTTTCTACGCATAATGAATGCTGTTGAAGCGCACGATGATTACTTCGTCCAGAAAAGAAATGCAGCCAATGTACTTGGATTGAGTTGCTTCCAAAAGGTCACTGTCGCAATGCGTATGCTCACTTATGGGGTTCCAGCTGATGCTACAGATGAGTACGTTCGCATTGGCGAAAGTACTGCACTGGAGAGCCTTCGAAGGTTTGTTGCTGCAGTGGTTGATATTTTTGAAGATGAATACTTGAGGTACCCCAATGAAAAAGACACAGCATGCTTGCTTGCAATGGGTGAGAGGAAAGGTTTTCCTGGAATGTTAGGATGCATCGATTGTATGCATTGGGCATGGAAGAACTGTCCATATGACAAACAAGGTCAGTACAAGGGGCATGTGGACAAGCCCACTatcattttggaggcagttgCGTTGGACGATCTTTGGATATGGCATGCCTTCTTCGGGATGCCTGGGTCGCACAATGACATCAATGTTCTTCACCGGTCCCCTCTGTTTGCAAACTTGGCGGAAGGTACAGCTCCACAGGTGAACTATACAGTTAATGGGCATGATTATACGATGGGCTATTATCTTGCAGATGGTATATACCCCTCCTGGGCTACATTAGTCAAGTCCATCACTCTTCCAATGGAGAACAAGAGGCAATATTTTGCGAAGGCACAAGAAGCAGCGAGGAAGGCTGTGGAGAGAGCTTTTGGTGTTCTTCAATCAAGGTTCACCATTGTTCGTGGACCAGCTCGTATTTGGGACATAGAGACATTAGCATTGATCATGAAGGCTTGTATTATCATGCACAACATGATAATTGAAGATGAAGGGCATGTGGATCCTGACGAGCGTTTCGATAACGGTGGTGAAAATGTGGAACCTGAACATGGCCAGACCACTCGAACACTACAAGAATTTATTGACGCGCACAAAAGGATCAGAGACCCCGAAACACATGTCCAACTCAAAGAAGACCTTATTGAGCACCTATGGAACCATCACCCCGATTtatatagtttttaa
- the LOC136515662 gene encoding uncharacterized protein, protein MRLSRGFLSLGMRDVRSSPPPVPEDAGQRAINRAHADTQKKRKDAKAAKHTKLIFFSRKWPADDLPLAPLKALKASPGSSAHWVAEAQATIQRGAASARVDPKELAAQGGVAEAAPTRSDGAIVPFVAEALGASGAEATEAPAPMTAETVVSTVGVSVSAEATTTEAGAPETAEAVIAEAGAPKVTTAVVMAARPSVQEAEASAEPLAQGPSLLRESVREAEVYPISSNDTSRAQEVVGVEETDAV, encoded by the exons atgcgactGTCGCGGGGGtttctttcgctg gggatgagggacgtgcgctcctccccgccgcccgttcccgaggacgcggggcagcgggcgatcaaccgcgctcacgccgacacgcagaagaagcgaaaggacgcTAAGGCGGCGAAGCACACGAA gttaattttctttagtcggaaatggcctgcggacgacctccccttggcaccccttaaggcgcttaaggctaGTCCtggctcctctgcccactgggtggcggaggcacaagccaccatccaacgcggcgcggcgtcggcgagggtcgacccaaaggaactggccgcccaaggaggggttgccgaggcggcccctacacggtcGGATGGGGCCATTGTACCCTTCGTTGCCGAGGCTCTCGGGGCCTCTggggctgaggcgacggaggccccGGCGCCCATGACCGCCGAGACCGTAGTGTCCACGGTCGGCGTTTCTGTGTCTGCCGAGGCCACAAcgacggaggccggagcccccgagaccgccgaggccgtgattgcagaggccggagcccccaaggtcACCACAGCcgtcgtgatggcggcgaggccgtctgtgcaggaggcggaggcctcagccgagcccttggctcagggcccgtcgttgttgcgggagagtgtccgggaggcggaggtctatccgatctcctccaacGACACTTCCCGGGCGCAGGAGGTGGTCGGCGtcgaggagaccgatgccgtgtag